A window of Helicobacter pylori genomic DNA:
ATAGCTCATAAACTTCCCGCATAAAGGCTTGGGTTTCCAAACTTCTAACAATTGGGGTAAATAAGAGCCGTTTTTAAACATGATGCTTTAAGGTGTCATTAATTTTAAGGTTTAGCGTTATGGCATTAGATTGGGATTTTATGTTTCACTCCATCCCTGCGTTTTTGAAGGGATTAGAACTCACGCTTTATATTTCTTTCTTGGGGATTTTGCTCTCTCTTTTGGTGGGGTTTTTGTGCGCGATCATTTTGTATTTTAAAACGCGTTTTCTCTCTCCTGTTGCCTATATCTATGGCGAAATCGCTAGGAACACGCCCCTACTCATCCAGCTTTTCTTTTTGTATTACGGGTTGAATGAAATCGGTTTGAGCGCTTTAGAATGCGCGATTTTAGCGTTAGGGTTTTTGGGTGGGGGGTATATGAGTCAAAGTTTTTTGCTTGGGTTTAAGAGCCTAGCTTCCATTCAAAGAGAAAGCGCTTTGAGTTTAGGGTTTAGCCCTTTGAAAATGATGTATTATATTATTCTGCCTCAAAGTTTAAGCGTTTCCATGCCTTCCATAGGGGCGAATGTGATTTTTTTACTCAAAGAAACTTCGGTGGTGGGCGCGATAGCCCTAACCGATATTATGTTTGTGGCGAAAGATTTTATTGGCATTTATTACAAAACGACTGAAAGCCTTTTGATGTTAAGCCTCACTTATTTGATCGCTTTACTCCCTTTGAGCGTTTTGTTTGTGATTTTAGAGCGTTCCTTTAAAAAGAAAGGGGCTTAAAATGGGAGTTTTACTAGAGTTAGACAACCTTAAGCGTTTGTTAGAAGGGTTTGAGATCACCCTTTTGATCGCTCTTAGCTCTGCGGTTATTTCAATCGTTGTTGGAATGCTTTTGGGGAGTTTGATGGCGTTTGGCTCTAAAATAATGGTTTTGGCGTGTCGTGTGTATTTAGAAAGCGTTCGCATCATCCCGCTTTTAGCATGGCTTTTTATCGTGTATTTTGGGTTAGCGAGCTGGTTTGATTTGCATATCAGCACTGTTTTAGCGAGCATTATTGTTTTTAGCTTGTGGGGGGGCGCTGAAATGATGGATTTGACTAGAGGGGTTTTAACTTCCGTGAGCAAACACCAAGTAGAAAGCGCTCTAGCCTTAGGCTTAGATTCAAAAAAGGTGATTTTTAATATTATTTTCCCTCAAAGCTTTTTGTCTTTATTGCCCTCAAGCCTTAATTTATTCACGCGCATGATTAAAACCACGGCCTTAGTCTCTCTCATTGGAGCGATTGATTTACTAAAAGTGGGCCAACAAATCATAGAGCTTAACCTCTTGCGCATGCCTAATGCAAGCTTTGTGGTTTATGGCGTCATCTTAATGTTTTATTTTAGTTTATGTTATAGTTTGAGCCTGTATAGTTCCTATTTAGAAAAAAAATTCCAACACATTAGAGGGTAAAATGAGCGCGATTTTAGAAACCAAAGGGTTAAAAAAAACCTATCAAAACCATTTGGTTTTAGACGGCATCAATTTCACTTTGAATAAGGGTGAAGTGGCAGTGATTTTAGGGCCTAGCGGGTGCGGGAAAAGCACTTTTTTAAAATGCCTAAATGGGCTTGAAAAGATTGATGAAGGTGAAATCCTTTTTGAAAACACTAACCTTAATGCGCCAAGCACTAACTGGAATCAAATGCGCCAAAAAATAGGCATGGTGTTTCAAAATTATGAATTGTTCCCGCATTTAAACGTGCTGGATAATATCTTGCTCGCTCCTTTAAAAGTGCAAAAACGATCCAAAGATGAGGTCATTTCTCAAGCCATAGAGCTTTTAAAACGAGTGGGTTTGGAGCATAAACAAAAAGCTTACCCTAAAGAGTTGAGCGGCGGGCAAAAACAGCGAGTAGCCATTGTGCGTTCTTTATGCATGCAGCCCAAAATCATGCTTTTTGATGAAGTAACCGCCTCTTTAGACCCTGAAATGGTTAAAGAAGTGTTAGAAGTGATTTTGGAATTAGCCAAAACGGGCATGAGCATGGTGATTGTAACGCATGAAATGAAATTCGCCCAAAAAATCGCTAGCAAGATCGTGTTTTTTGATAGCGGTAAGATCGCTGAAGAAAACAGCGCTAAAGAATTTTTTAACCACCCTAAATCCCAAAGAGCGCAAAAATTTTTAGAAACTTTCCATTTTTTAGGGAGTTGTTAAATAAGTTTTGATAAAAGGATAATTTTAATTTCAAAAAAAGGTGGTTTCATGAAAAACAATAAGCTTTTTAAGGCATGGGGGCTATTTTTAGTTTTGATCGCTTTAGTCTTTAATGCATGCTCTGATAGCCATAAAGAAAAAAAGGACGCTTTAGAAGTCATTAAACAAAGGGGGGTTTTAAAAGTGGGGGTTTTTAGCGATAAACCTCCTTTTGGCTCTGTGGATTCTAAAGGGCAATATCAGGGTTATGATGTGGTCATCGCTAAACGCATGGCTCTTGATTTATTGGGCGATGAAAATAAGATTGAATTTATTCCTGTAGAAGCTTCAGCTAGGGTGGAATTTTTAAAGGCCAATAAAGTGGATATTATCATGGCTAATTTCACGCGCACTAAAGAAAGAGAAGCGGTTGTGGATTTCGCTAAGCCGTATATGAAAGTCGCTTTAGGGGTGATCTCTAAAGATGGGGTGATTAAAAATATAAAAGAGTTGAAAGATAAAGAACTGATTGTGAATAAAGGCACGACAGCGGATTTTTATTTCACTAAAAATTACCCTAATATCAAACTTTTAAAATTTGAACAAAACACAGAGACTTTTCTAGCCCTTTTAAACAACAAGGCTATCGCATTATCCCATGATAACACCCTCTTACTCGCTTGGGCGAAACAACACCCTGAGTTTAAATTAGGCATTACAAGCCTTGGCGATAAGGATGTGATCGCTCCAGCGATTAAAAAAGGCAACCCTAAGCTTTTAGAATGGTTGAACAATGAAATTGATTCCCTCATTTCTAGCGACTTTTTAAAAGAAGCTTATCAAGAGACTTTAGCGCCCATTTATGGGGATGAAATCAAACCGGAAGAAATCATTTTTGAATGATTTTTCAGGCTTTGCTTGACAGAAATGCGTTTTTGTTGCTAAATTAACGCTTTGGTCATCTTTTTGTTTTTAATTTTGAGATACATTTGTTTGATTTTATTTGAAAGGATTGTTAATGAATTATTTTTATAAGCGTTGTTTGAAGTTTTCGTTAGTGGGGTTATTGGGCATGGGGTTTTTGAACGCTCAGCTTAACGCTAGGAGCTTTATTGATGGGGATTTAGACATTCAAAAATTCAGCTATGAAGATTCTTTGCTCAAAAAAGGAGACCCTAACGGCGTCCATAAGGTGCAAGTGCGCAATTATAAAGGCAAAATGCAAGAAGCTGAAATCCATTCAGAAATACGCATCGCGCTTAAGCCGGGGGTTAAAAAAGAAGTTAAAAAAGGCAAAATTTATAGCGCTCAAATCAATGACGGCATGTGCTATGCTTTTAGAATGCTCCAAACCGGCGACACCACAGGCCTTGATCCTAAAGAATTCCCTAAGCAAAGCCGTGAGAAAAAGGGTCAAGTGATCACTTTAATCGGAAAAGATGAAGTGCCTTATCTTATTTTAGAAACAGATTGCCAAGTGGGCGATATTGCAAAGATCTCTTTAGTGGGTAATTTTGATGGCACCGGGTTTCTCACAGAGTATAAATTCAAAGACGCTAAACCCATTTATTAGTCTTTATTTTTAAACTTCTATAGCAAAATCCCACTCGTCTTTTTACGATGGGCTGTTTTATAGATCTCTTAGCTTTTTGTGGTTAGGAGGTTTTTCTTATTTATTAGTGGCATTTGTGAGCATGTCTTAAAATTTTTAAAAACCTTGTTTGCGCTTTTGTCTCAAGCGTTAAAAATTTCTATTTCCATCAAATGCTGGCAAATAAAACTTAATATTCTTTAATTTTTAAAAAATGGGGTTTTTAACCTTATTGTATTGTTTGAGATTTTATGGTGCTGTAAAACCCATAAGGATATAGGGGGTATTTTACGATCGTTCTCTCTAAATAATTATCAGCGCTAAGTTATCTTATAGGGAATTTTTCAAAAATAAGCAAAGAAAATAAAAGAACCCCCCCTCCCTTTTTTTAGGAGTTTTCTTCTTGTTTATACCCTTTAAGAGCAAAGAAGAGGATATAAAAATAGCACAACAACGGCACGATATAAGCGTAGAGCAAATTTGATTCGGTTGCTGTTAGCATGTCTGTAACCACGCCTTGAATGGGGGGGATTAACGCTCCTCCCACAATCGCCATGCTAATCACTCCAGAAGCCTTAGAAGTGAGATGCCCTAAATTGAGCGTGGCCAAAGAAAAGATGGTAGGGAACATGATAGAGTTGAAAAAGCCTACAAAAGTCAAAGCGAATAGAGCGATCTTGCCTCCAATGAGAATGGCTAAAGCGATGAGAATAATAGAGCTTAAGGCGTTGAAAGCCAAATATTTATTAGGAGCGATTTTATTCATCAACGCACTGCCTAAAAAGCGCCCTACCATCGCGCCTCCCCAATAATACACCAGGTAATGCGCGCTTGCTTGATGGTCTAAATTCAAAAGTTTTTCAAAGCTTAACACCAAGAATGAACCAATTGCAACCTCGCCTCCCACATAGAAAAAGATCCCTAAAGCCCCAAAAACAAAGTGTTTGTGCGAAAAGAGGCTTTTTTGCGTCGTTTCTTTGGGCATTTCTTTTTCCACATCAGGCAATTTCAAAAGATACATGATGAACGCTAAAAGGAGCGAAAACGCCGCCAAGCCCAAATAAGGCATTTGAACGCTTTTAGCGTCCGCTAATTTATCCACCAAACTTAAATTATCGCCCATTTTAGTCGTGCTAAAAATAAACAAGCTCCCAAAAATAGGCCCTAAAGTCGTGCCAAGCGAATTGAACGCCTGGACTAAAACCAAGTTTCTGGCTTCTTTACCCTTTGAAAGCAAGGTTACAAAAGGGTTACCGGCGGTTTGCAAGCACACGATCCCACTCGCTAAAACAAACAACGCTCCTAAAAAAAACCCGTAAGAACCAAAATGCGCCGCTGGATAAAACAACGCGCACCCGCTCGCTGTGATCACAAAGCCAAGCACCACGCCAAAAGGGTAGCCGATTTTACTGATCACATTCCCAAAAACTCCTCCCATGATGAAATACGCCCCAAAAAAGCAAAATTGAATGAGAGAAGCTTCAAAATAAGTCAAGTCAAAAATGGGTTTTAAATGCGGGATTAAAATGTCGTTTAAAACCGTGATGAAACCCATTAAGAAGAATAACGCTGTTAAACTCCCCAGCGCCAAAGTGTTAGAAGTTTTTTGCATACCATTTCCTTTTATTGAATTGATACAATAATAATAATGTTATTGTAATTGTTTTGAGATAATAAACGATTCAAATCAAGGAAAAGAGCCACAAAATGGGTAAAAAATGCCAAGCTCTTTAAAAAGAGCTTAACGAAAGATAAATACAGAAACAGAAATGATGCAGAGAATGATAATGCCGGAATTGATGGCTTTGAAGTCTTTTTGGACTAATTTGATAATACCATAAGATAAAAAGCCAAAGGCCAAGCCGTCGGTAATGGAAAAAGTTAAAGGCATCATCACCACGGTTAAAAAAGTGGAAACGCTAATGGCCATGTCCTTAAAATTCACCCCCTCTAACACGCTAAACATCAAAACCCCCACTATCACTAGCACCGGATAAATCGCATTGCCAGGAATGGCTTTTAAAAGGGGTAAGCAAAAGAGCGTTAAAACAAAAAATAGCCCGGTAAAAACCGCCGTAAGCCCTGTACGCCCACCCTCTTCAACCCCGCTTGCGCTTTCTATAAAAGCTGTCGTGGTAGAAACGCCCACCACCGCACTCCCTAAAGAAGCCACCGCATCCGCTTCTAAAGTCCTTTCTAATTCCTTGTTTTTTTCTTCATCATCAAAAAAATCAGTCTTGTGGCCAATCCCTGCAAGCGTGCCTAAAGAATCAAACAAATCGGTTACAAAAAAAGTGATGATAACCGGCACTAACGCCAAAGTGAAAGCCCCGCTCGCGTCAAAAAAAATGCCTTTAAAGTCTAGTTGAAAAGCGATAGGGCTAATACTTGCGGGCATGGAAAAGAATTCGCTAGGGTAAGGGGCTAGCTTAAAAACCCATGCGAGAATGGAAGTGATTAAGACCGCTAGGATAAAAGAACCCTTGATTTTGAGCGTGTAGAGCGCAAAAGTTATAATGATCCCAAAAACCCCTAATAACACATGCGGATCGCTAAAGTCACCTAAGGTTACAAGCGTGGCTTTATGGGTAACGACAATATGCATTTCTTTAAGGCCAATAAATGCAATAAATGCACCTATCCCTGCACTCACCGCACGCCTTAAATCGCTAGGAATGCTTCGCATGACCCAACTTCTAAACTTAGTGAAAGACAAGATTACAAAAATCACTCCAGAGAGCGCTACGATGCCTAAAGCACTCTGCCAAGGGAGTTTTAGCCCTTGAACTAGCCCAAAGCTAAAATAAGCTGACAACCCTAAGCCCACGCTCATGGCGATGGGGGTGTTCGCCCACAATCCGTTAAAAATACTCGCTAAGATAGTGATAATGGCTGTTGCACTTAAAAGGGCTTCATAAGGCATGTTGGCGTGAGAAAGGATAAGAGCGTTTAGTGGCACGATGTAAATCATGGTGATAAAAGTCGTTAAACCCGCTCTAAACTCGGTGGCAATGTTCGTGTTGTGTTCTTTAAGCTTGAAAAACCCCATGTTAGATAACTCCTTACTATTTGGTATAGATTAATTTAATAAGGGGCTTTGGGGTTATCTTACCACTACTTTATTTTAAATTGCCTTAAGGTATTTATTTGTTTTGTTTAAATTAAGAGGAGTGAGTAAAAAATCCTTTTTTTAAAAAACTTTAACGATTCTTTTAAAAGTGTTTTTGAGTAATAATTTTTTAGATGGATTTTTATTGGCTTAAAAAGAGATCGTTGCAAAACCCCCATAAGTGGAATTTATGGGGATAAATTTTAAAAAGGAGCTTGCCATGGAAACTAAAAATGGCAAAAGCGAATGCATTATACCTTAAAATTTCGTTTTTAAGTTGTTGTTTTTGAAAACCTTTAGTTTTAGAGGTTTTCTTAGATTTAAACCCCCTCCTAAGAGAGCGTCTAATACGCAAACACATAATTGAGATACACGCTATAAAGCCTTCGGTATTCTAGTTTAGTGCCTAAAAAAGAATAGTAATTGGTGTTAATGGTAGGGATTTTCACGCCTAATTCCATGCCATGTTGGGCTGCATGATGACCATCTTTTTTCTTAGGTCTAGCGAGATTGGTTCTTAAGCCTAAATTGAATAAAAATTGGAAATTAGCCGTATTCACTTTAGCGTTATAAACATTACTGATGGTTTTTAAATTCACGAATTGAGAATTAAGCCATGAAGTCCCCGCTAACGCAATACCTCCAAAAAGCCCGAAAGAAAGCTTGTTGTTTTTGCCTAAAAAGTTGGTGTTTTTGTCGTTGATGAAATTATAAAGGACATCTGTCCCCACCCCATAAGTCCAAACATCAGAAGCCGAGTTAAAAAAGCTGGATTTGATATAAGCATGGTTGTAATCAAAGAAGCCATAATACCTTAGCCCCCACCTTTTCTTTTCCCCAAAAAATTGCTTATAGCCCACTTGCACGCCAAGGCCGTTCATCGCGCCGTTGTTGGTTTGAGAGCCAATAATGCCCACTCGTTTGAAAGGGTTGTTGCCCAGTTCTTGAACAATAGTGTTAGCGAGGGTTTCAGCTTGATTGATTTGAGGCGTTTGGCTAGAAAAAGAAGTAGTGCTGCTTTCTAGCGAAGCTAGAGTGTTTTTCACGCCCGCACAACCTTTCCCCCAAGTGTTACTAGAAACGCTTTCGCTTGAAGCATTCGCGCTGCATTCTTCTAAAGAGTTTTTAAGCGATCCTGTAGAAATTTTATTAAAATCGCTCCCAACTTGATTGGCCAGTTTTAAAACCTCTGTTTGGGATTGAGCGTTTTTGAGCATGCTTTGAGCCAAAGCAATGCTATCAGGGGAGTTAAGGTTGAAGTTGTTGGGTTGCACGATATTTTTTATGGTATTAAGTTGTTGGGTTTCTTTTACAATTTTTTGCGCGTTATCAACCATCTCTGAAATAGCGCTAAACTCCGTGCCAAAAACGCTGCATGAGTTTTGGTTAGCGCTTGTTTGCCACGAAGGGGTGTTTGCGTTATTGCCATCACTACTTTTCCCTTTCAACATCGGGCAATTGTCTTGAAGGGTGTTAATGATTGTTTGCGCTTGAGTCAAAAGATTTTGTGCATCATTAATAACGGTATTAGTAACACTAATTGTAGTATCAGCAGCATTATTATTGTCATTATCAACATTGATGTTTTTAGCGTTGGTTCCTGTTTTGATGGTTACTTCCATTGTTTTTGTCGTATTGTTTAAGGTAGGGAGACCTTCTTTCAAAGCGGTTTGGATAATTTGATACGCTTTATTGATCGCTGCGAATTGTTCAATGGATAGATGAGAATTTTTGCCCGCTGGAAGAGTCCCTAAACCATTACTACCGCAAGTGATTGAATTTGAATTTTGTCCTGGCTGGTTGTAAAAAGTTTCTGTGATGTTGTGATTGGGTTTATCCGTATAGCCTCCGCACACGATTGCATAGCCTATGCTATTCCATAGCCCTATCGTGGATTGGAGTGCTAAAAGCGTGGCTTGATAGGCAGGGGAATTGGTTGTTGTATCAACTAAATTTTGCGCGCTTTTATTTAAATGGTCAATCGCTTGATTAATGGCCGAAGCGCTGTTTACATTAATCGCTTCTTGATTGGAGTTATTATGATTAGTCAAAAGCTTGTTTAAGTTTTCATAAGCGTCTGAAAGTTTTTGTACCTTGTCGGCATTTTTCACTTTTTGAACCGCTTCACCGATTTGATAGCCCACGCTTAAAAAAACGCCGTTGTCCTCAGCACGGAGCAATGACGCTGCAAGAGTTAGAGAAAGTAGAATCGTTTTTTTGTGTTTTTTCATAAAATGTTCCTTAAAGTAATTTTTTTGTTGCAAAAATATTCTAAAATGATAATATATTTACAATGCGTTTAATTTTACTATAAATTTGTTGGATTTCAAAAAAAGTTCTAGGGTGTTTTGATGCACTCAATCAAGCTTTTAAGAGTGTTTTTAACTTAATAGGATTTAGTTTTTAGAGAGATTGTTGTAAAATAAACACCCCCATAAGTGCAATTATGGGGATAAATTTCCATAAGGAGTTTGTCATGGCTACCAAACATGGCAAAAACTCTTGGAGAACATTATACCTTGAAATTTCGTTTTTGGGGTGTAAAGTTGTTGTTTTATTGAAGCGATAGTTTTGTAAAACGAAGTTTCTGTAAAACGATAGCTTTTAGTTTTTTAAGAGTTCCCTTAAGGCTTTAGCTTTAAGGGTTTTCCTTAAAAGTTTATCCTTAACTTATGGGGGCAAAAAATAAAGCTTAAAGATCGTTAGCCCATCATCTCTAAAGCCAAAATGATCATGTTATTAAAACTTTCTATCCTTTCTTTAGGGCTTAAGGCTTCTTTAGTGATCAAGTGATCAGACACAGAGCATAAGCATAAAGCTTTAGCGTTTAGCTCCATCGCCGTGGCGTATAACCCTGCCGCTTCCATTTCAATGGCCAAGTGGTTGTATTGGGCTAACAAATCAAAGGCATGCGTTTCAAAAGAATAGAAAAAATCGCTCGTAAAAATATTACCCACTTTCAAATCAATACCCAAACGCTTTGCCGTTTGATACGCCCTTAAGCTCAATTCAAAATCAGGCGTTGCGCTCAAATCGTGGTTTAAGAAACGCACCCGATTGGTTTTAGAATCCGTTGAAGCTCCAGTAGCCATGATAATGTCTCTCAAGCCGACTCTTGGGCTGATCGCCCCGCAAGTGCCAATCCTTAAAAGCTCTTTAACTTGATAGGTTTTAATCAATTCTGTAACATAAATCGTGCATGACGCAATGCCCATGCCATGCCCCATTAAAGAAATTCCCTTCCCCTTATACTTCCCGCTAAACCCTAGCATGTTGCGCACATTGGTGATCTCTCTAGCGTCTTGTAAAAAATTTTTTGCAATATAGCTCACCCTTAAAGGATCGCCGCATAAAATGCATTGGGGGTGAAAGTCGCCGATTTTGGCGTTAATGTGAGGGGTCATGATTGTCCTTTAAAGTTCAATAAATTTTTGCCATAATCTAGGGGGCTTAATCCCAAAAAATAAGCGATACTCTGCCCAATATCCGCAAAAGTCTCGCTCTTGCCTAAAAAGGCGGGTTGCAAATCTTTGTGATAGAACAAAACAGGAATGTATTCTCGTGTGTGATCGGTGCCTTTAAAGCTGGGATCGCACCCATGATCGGCGCAAAGAATGAGCAAGTCATTTTCTTTTAAATTTTCTAAAATCTCTTTTAAACGCGCATCAAAATATTCTAAAGCGCTAGCATACCCACTCACATCGCGCCTATGCCCATAATCGCTATCAAAATGCACAAAATTCGTAAAAATCAGGCTATTGTCTGGGGCGTTTTTAACCTGCTCTAAAGTTACATCGCACAACTCCATCAAACTACCGGCTTTGAATTTTTGAGTGATCCCCACATGAGCGTAAATGTCAGCGATTTTTCCAATGCTAATGACTTCGCCTTGCTTTTCTTCAATGAATGTTTCAAAAAGCAATTTTTTATGAGGCTTTATTGCATAGTCTTTGCGGTTAGCAGTGCGTTTGAAATTGTCTTTATTTGCACCAATAAAGGGGCGTGCGATCACTCTAGCGATCTTTAAAGGCTCTAAAATTTCAAACACTTCTTCACAAAGCTTGTATAAATTATCAAGCCCAAACTTTTCTTCATGTGCAGCGATTTGAAACACTGAATCCGCTGAAGTGTAAAAAATGGGGTATAAAGTTTCTAAATGCTTTTCGCCTAAGTCTTTAATGATTTCAGTCCCTGATGCATGGCAATTCCCTAAATAACCCTTAATCTTGGTTTTATTCATGATTTCATCTAAAATTTCTTTAGGGAAAGAATTGTTTTTGTCTTTAAAATACCCCCATTCAAAAAGAACGGGCGCGCCCATCATCTCCCAATGCCCAGAAATCGTATCCTTGGCGCTAGAGAGTTCTTTGGCGTAAGCGTAAGCCCCTATTAATTTGGGTTGGGAATCAAAACCCAAAGGCAATTCATGTGCAGCTTTTAAAGCGCTCAAGCCTAAACCCAAACCCTCTAAGTTAGGCAGTTTCAAAGCCCCCTTGCGATCATTAGAATCAGCCAAGTTGTTAAAACAAGCCTTAGCGATATTGCCTAAAGTGTTCGCCCCCAAATCGCCAAAATCTTTAGCGTCTTCACTAGCCCCTATACCAAAAGAATCCAGTAATAAAACCACCACTCTTTTTTGCATCTCTTGTCCTTTTAATGAGCGTTTAGCCCTATGAATAGCCCGGCGATAGTCGCACTCATGAAATTAGAAAGCGTGCCTGCAAGCACCGCTTTTAAAGCGAGCCTTGCAATGAGATCT
This region includes:
- a CDS encoding amino acid ABC transporter permease translates to MALDWDFMFHSIPAFLKGLELTLYISFLGILLSLLVGFLCAIILYFKTRFLSPVAYIYGEIARNTPLLIQLFFLYYGLNEIGLSALECAILALGFLGGGYMSQSFLLGFKSLASIQRESALSLGFSPLKMMYYIILPQSLSVSMPSIGANVIFLLKETSVVGAIALTDIMFVAKDFIGIYYKTTESLLMLSLTYLIALLPLSVLFVILERSFKKKGA
- a CDS encoding amino acid ABC transporter permease (The N-terminal region of this protein, as described by TIGR01726, is a three transmembrane segment that identifies a subfamily of ABC transporter permease subunits, which specificities that include histidine, arginine, glutamine, glutamate, L-cystine (sic), the opines (in Agrobacterium) octopine and nopaline, etc.), encoding MGVLLELDNLKRLLEGFEITLLIALSSAVISIVVGMLLGSLMAFGSKIMVLACRVYLESVRIIPLLAWLFIVYFGLASWFDLHISTVLASIIVFSLWGGAEMMDLTRGVLTSVSKHQVESALALGLDSKKVIFNIIFPQSFLSLLPSSLNLFTRMIKTTALVSLIGAIDLLKVGQQIIELNLLRMPNASFVVYGVILMFYFSLCYSLSLYSSYLEKKFQHIRG
- a CDS encoding amino acid ABC transporter ATP-binding protein, whose protein sequence is MSAILETKGLKKTYQNHLVLDGINFTLNKGEVAVILGPSGCGKSTFLKCLNGLEKIDEGEILFENTNLNAPSTNWNQMRQKIGMVFQNYELFPHLNVLDNILLAPLKVQKRSKDEVISQAIELLKRVGLEHKQKAYPKELSGGQKQRVAIVRSLCMQPKIMLFDEVTASLDPEMVKEVLEVILELAKTGMSMVIVTHEMKFAQKIASKIVFFDSGKIAEENSAKEFFNHPKSQRAQKFLETFHFLGSC
- a CDS encoding transporter substrate-binding domain-containing protein, with translation MKNNKLFKAWGLFLVLIALVFNACSDSHKEKKDALEVIKQRGVLKVGVFSDKPPFGSVDSKGQYQGYDVVIAKRMALDLLGDENKIEFIPVEASARVEFLKANKVDIIMANFTRTKEREAVVDFAKPYMKVALGVISKDGVIKNIKELKDKELIVNKGTTADFYFTKNYPNIKLLKFEQNTETFLALLNNKAIALSHDNTLLLAWAKQHPEFKLGITSLGDKDVIAPAIKKGNPKLLEWLNNEIDSLISSDFLKEAYQETLAPIYGDEIKPEEIIFE
- a CDS encoding sugar MFS transporter, with the translated sequence MQKTSNTLALGSLTALFFLMGFITVLNDILIPHLKPIFDLTYFEASLIQFCFFGAYFIMGGVFGNVISKIGYPFGVVLGFVITASGCALFYPAAHFGSYGFFLGALFVLASGIVCLQTAGNPFVTLLSKGKEARNLVLVQAFNSLGTTLGPIFGSLFIFSTTKMGDNLSLVDKLADAKSVQMPYLGLAAFSLLLAFIMYLLKLPDVEKEMPKETTQKSLFSHKHFVFGALGIFFYVGGEVAIGSFLVLSFEKLLNLDHQASAHYLVYYWGGAMVGRFLGSALMNKIAPNKYLAFNALSSIILIALAILIGGKIALFALTFVGFFNSIMFPTIFSLATLNLGHLTSKASGVISMAIVGGALIPPIQGVVTDMLTATESNLLYAYIVPLLCYFYILFFALKGYKQEENS
- a CDS encoding NCS2 family permease, which codes for MGFFKLKEHNTNIATEFRAGLTTFITMIYIVPLNALILSHANMPYEALLSATAIITILASIFNGLWANTPIAMSVGLGLSAYFSFGLVQGLKLPWQSALGIVALSGVIFVILSFTKFRSWVMRSIPSDLRRAVSAGIGAFIAFIGLKEMHIVVTHKATLVTLGDFSDPHVLLGVFGIIITFALYTLKIKGSFILAVLITSILAWVFKLAPYPSEFFSMPASISPIAFQLDFKGIFFDASGAFTLALVPVIITFFVTDLFDSLGTLAGIGHKTDFFDDEEKNKELERTLEADAVASLGSAVVGVSTTTAFIESASGVEEGGRTGLTAVFTGLFFVLTLFCLPLLKAIPGNAIYPVLVIVGVLMFSVLEGVNFKDMAISVSTFLTVVMMPLTFSITDGLAFGFLSYGIIKLVQKDFKAINSGIIILCIISVSVFIFR
- a CDS encoding outer membrane protein, whose protein sequence is MKKHKKTILLSLTLAASLLRAEDNGVFLSVGYQIGEAVQKVKNADKVQKLSDAYENLNKLLTNHNNSNQEAINVNSASAINQAIDHLNKSAQNLVDTTTNSPAYQATLLALQSTIGLWNSIGYAIVCGGYTDKPNHNITETFYNQPGQNSNSITCGSNGLGTLPAGKNSHLSIEQFAAINKAYQIIQTALKEGLPTLNNTTKTMEVTIKTGTNAKNINVDNDNNNAADTTISVTNTVINDAQNLLTQAQTIINTLQDNCPMLKGKSSDGNNANTPSWQTSANQNSCSVFGTEFSAISEMVDNAQKIVKETQQLNTIKNIVQPNNFNLNSPDSIALAQSMLKNAQSQTEVLKLANQVGSDFNKISTGSLKNSLEECSANASSESVSSNTWGKGCAGVKNTLASLESSTTSFSSQTPQINQAETLANTIVQELGNNPFKRVGIIGSQTNNGAMNGLGVQVGYKQFFGEKKRWGLRYYGFFDYNHAYIKSSFFNSASDVWTYGVGTDVLYNFINDKNTNFLGKNNKLSFGLFGGIALAGTSWLNSQFVNLKTISNVYNAKVNTANFQFLFNLGLRTNLARPKKKDGHHAAQHGMELGVKIPTINTNYYSFLGTKLEYRRLYSVYLNYVFAY
- the deoD gene encoding purine-nucleoside phosphorylase: MTPHINAKIGDFHPQCILCGDPLRVSYIAKNFLQDAREITNVRNMLGFSGKYKGKGISLMGHGMGIASCTIYVTELIKTYQVKELLRIGTCGAISPRVGLRDIIMATGASTDSKTNRVRFLNHDLSATPDFELSLRAYQTAKRLGIDLKVGNIFTSDFFYSFETHAFDLLAQYNHLAIEMEAAGLYATAMELNAKALCLCSVSDHLITKEALSPKERIESFNNMIILALEMMG
- a CDS encoding phosphopentomutase; this encodes MQKRVVVLLLDSFGIGASEDAKDFGDLGANTLGNIAKACFNNLADSNDRKGALKLPNLEGLGLGLSALKAAHELPLGFDSQPKLIGAYAYAKELSSAKDTISGHWEMMGAPVLFEWGYFKDKNNSFPKEILDEIMNKTKIKGYLGNCHASGTEIIKDLGEKHLETLYPIFYTSADSVFQIAAHEEKFGLDNLYKLCEEVFEILEPLKIARVIARPFIGANKDNFKRTANRKDYAIKPHKKLLFETFIEEKQGEVISIGKIADIYAHVGITQKFKAGSLMELCDVTLEQVKNAPDNSLIFTNFVHFDSDYGHRRDVSGYASALEYFDARLKEILENLKENDLLILCADHGCDPSFKGTDHTREYIPVLFYHKDLQPAFLGKSETFADIGQSIAYFLGLSPLDYGKNLLNFKGQS